A stretch of Janibacter endophyticus DNA encodes these proteins:
- a CDS encoding Na(+)/H(+) antiporter subunit C, with translation MTVNLTLVLATMVLVGCGVYLMLERSLTRVLVGLVLLSNGVNLGFMVVSGPSGRAPLVNRYDVSEISDPLPQAFVLTAIVITLGTTAFLLAMAYRSWQLSGNDDVQDDVEDAAIRRLARTDAASDGFDLAEAATKDDKEEVYGEEGAEPETEPVAGEQVDEVGDEAAPPGDELDASASDGDEGYEQRPDDEQGEAR, from the coding sequence GTGACCGTCAACCTCACCCTCGTCCTCGCGACGATGGTCCTCGTCGGCTGCGGCGTCTACCTCATGCTCGAGCGCTCGCTGACCCGCGTGCTCGTCGGCCTCGTGCTCCTCAGCAACGGGGTCAACCTCGGCTTCATGGTCGTCAGCGGACCGTCGGGCCGGGCTCCGCTCGTCAACCGCTATGACGTCAGCGAGATCTCCGACCCTCTGCCGCAGGCCTTCGTCCTCACGGCCATCGTCATCACCCTCGGCACGACCGCCTTCCTCCTCGCGATGGCCTACCGCAGCTGGCAGCTCAGCGGCAACGACGACGTCCAGGACGACGTCGAGGACGCAGCGATCCGGCGGCTCGCCCGCACCGATGCGGCCTCCGACGGCTTCGACCTTGCCGAGGCGGCGACGAAGGACGACAAGGAAGAGGTCTACGGGGAGGAGGGTGCCGAGCCCGAGACCGAGCCGGTCGCGGGCGAGCAGGTCGACGAGGTCGGCGACGAAGCAGCCCCGCCGGGTGACGAGCTCGACGCGTCGGCGAGCGACGGCGACGAGGGGTACGAGCAACGACCGGACGACGAGCAGGGGGAGGCCCGATGA
- a CDS encoding monovalent cation/H+ antiporter complex subunit F, whose translation MSPIVIGICLAMLGPGLVMLIVRMTIGPTVLDRTVAFDVIVAYIAIAVCLYSAVTRSTDALPLLVVIALVGFIGSVSVARFIDPASTDDDDDDDDDGRDRHDEDLDATSVQGIARGEMR comes from the coding sequence ATGAGCCCGATCGTCATCGGCATCTGCCTGGCCATGCTCGGCCCAGGCCTGGTCATGCTCATCGTCCGGATGACGATCGGCCCGACGGTCCTCGACCGCACCGTGGCCTTCGACGTCATCGTCGCCTACATCGCCATCGCGGTCTGCCTCTACTCGGCCGTCACGCGCTCCACCGACGCGCTGCCCCTGCTCGTGGTGATCGCCCTCGTCGGCTTCATCGGCTCGGTCTCGGTCGCCCGCTTCATCGACCCGGCGAGCACCGACGACGACGATGACGATGACGACGACGGGCGGGACCGGCACGACGAGGACCTCGATGCCACGTCGGTCCAGGGCATCGCCCGAGGGGAGATGCGATGA
- a CDS encoding Na+/H+ antiporter subunit D: MNALIPVPVLLPLLGAGLALVLVRRPRAQLVVSVSILSVVVALAAFLVWHVDQHGTMSVWVGGWDPPLGIALVADRLSTLMLLVSTSVALGVLVYSIGQGMIDDSSDTPVAIYHPTFLILVAGVSNAFLSGDLFNIFVSFEMLLFASYVLLTLGGTESRIRAGTIYVVVNMLSSMLFLISIAAVYGATGSVNLARLHEALQALPEPMSLTIQLLLLTTFGVKAAIFPLCFWLPDSYPTAPAPVTAVFAGLLTKVGVYAILRTQTLLFPGQPLTDLLLVVAFLTMIIGILGAVAQSDLKRLLSFTLVSHIGYMILGIALATKGGVAGSVFYVVHHITIQTALFLVLGLLERRAGSTSLVRLGGLARIAPLIAILFFIPAMNLSGIPPLSGFIGKIGLMSAGVEVGTPLAYTLVGASAVTSLLTLYAIAKAWSLAFWRTPAQAHELAVAIVEEEQASDDLVETTSVRVGASGRWQPDALREAATFAKQRERAGAKQRELAEARQRERAESEAGPEAFDTDDEETLYERELRGVDKRIPRSMVGAAAAMVGGSLLLTVLGGPLYGLAERASADLLDPDIYVHSVLPGDEHR, encoded by the coding sequence ATGAACGCCCTGATCCCCGTCCCCGTCCTGCTGCCGCTCCTCGGTGCGGGGCTCGCACTCGTCCTCGTCCGTCGTCCGAGGGCCCAGCTCGTCGTCTCTGTGAGCATCCTGAGCGTCGTCGTGGCCCTGGCCGCCTTCCTCGTGTGGCACGTCGACCAGCACGGCACGATGTCGGTCTGGGTCGGGGGCTGGGACCCGCCGCTGGGCATCGCGCTCGTCGCCGACCGGCTCTCCACGCTCATGCTGCTCGTGAGCACGTCCGTCGCGCTGGGCGTCCTCGTGTACTCCATCGGCCAGGGGATGATCGACGACTCGAGCGACACCCCGGTCGCGATCTACCACCCGACCTTCCTCATCCTCGTCGCCGGCGTCTCCAACGCCTTCCTCTCGGGCGACCTCTTCAACATCTTCGTCAGCTTCGAGATGCTCCTCTTCGCCTCGTACGTGCTCCTGACCCTCGGTGGCACGGAGAGCCGGATCCGCGCGGGGACGATCTACGTCGTCGTCAACATGCTCAGCTCGATGCTCTTCCTCATCTCGATCGCGGCGGTCTACGGCGCCACCGGGTCGGTCAACCTCGCCCGGCTGCACGAGGCCCTCCAGGCGCTCCCGGAGCCGATGTCGCTGACCATCCAGCTGCTCCTCCTCACGACCTTCGGGGTCAAGGCGGCGATCTTCCCGCTGTGCTTCTGGCTGCCCGACAGCTACCCGACGGCACCGGCGCCGGTCACCGCGGTCTTCGCGGGCCTCCTGACCAAGGTCGGCGTCTACGCGATCCTGCGGACGCAGACCCTGCTCTTCCCAGGCCAACCGCTGACCGACCTGCTGCTCGTCGTCGCCTTCCTCACGATGATCATCGGCATCCTCGGCGCGGTCGCGCAGAGCGACCTCAAACGTCTGCTGTCCTTCACGCTCGTGAGCCACATCGGCTACATGATCCTCGGCATCGCGCTGGCGACGAAGGGCGGCGTCGCCGGATCGGTCTTCTACGTCGTCCACCACATCACCATCCAGACCGCGCTCTTCCTCGTGCTCGGTCTCCTCGAGCGGCGCGCGGGCAGCACCTCGCTCGTCCGCCTCGGTGGCCTGGCGCGGATCGCGCCCCTCATCGCCATCCTCTTCTTCATCCCCGCGATGAACCTCTCGGGCATCCCGCCGTTGTCCGGCTTCATCGGCAAGATCGGCCTCATGTCCGCCGGCGTCGAGGTCGGCACCCCGCTCGCATACACGCTCGTGGGTGCCAGCGCGGTGACCTCGCTGCTCACCCTCTACGCGATCGCCAAGGCCTGGAGCCTGGCCTTCTGGCGCACCCCGGCGCAGGCGCACGAGCTCGCGGTGGCGATCGTGGAGGAGGAGCAGGCGAGCGACGACCTCGTCGAGACGACGTCTGTCCGGGTCGGCGCCAGCGGGCGGTGGCAGCCGGACGCGCTCCGGGAGGCCGCGACCTTCGCGAAGCAGCGTGAGCGGGCCGGCGCGAAGCAACGCGAGCTCGCCGAGGCCAGGCAGCGGGAGCGGGCCGAGTCCGAGGCCGGGCCCGAGGCCTTCGACACCGACGACGAGGAGACCCTCTACGAGCGCGAGCTCCGTGGCGTCGACAAGCGCATCCCGCGCTCCATGGTCGGCGCGGCCGCGGCGATGGTCGGCGGGAGCCTCCTCCTCACGGTCCTCGGTGGCCCGCTCTACGGCCTGGCCGAGCGGGCCTCCGCGGACCTGCTCGACCCCGACATCTACGTGCACTCCGTGCTGCCGGGAGACGAGCACCGATGA
- a CDS encoding Na+/H+ antiporter subunit E — protein sequence MSPEMRKARDGTLRPRRKGAVNPVLVVMLTVLWVALWYEINAFNVISGLVLAVLLQILFPLPPLRIDGRLRPLLLIGFGFFFTWQCFLGSLSVAHHVLRIRSVPRNAVIEVDLRSQSDFILTLVAIVTSLIPGSVVVEARRSTHTLFIHSLGTRDEAAVERERARVLRSERQLIRAFGDPAGTEGSR from the coding sequence ATGAGCCCCGAGATGCGCAAGGCACGCGACGGCACGCTCCGACCTCGTCGCAAGGGGGCGGTGAACCCGGTGCTCGTCGTCATGCTCACTGTGCTGTGGGTCGCGCTCTGGTACGAGATCAATGCCTTCAACGTCATCAGCGGGCTCGTGCTCGCCGTACTGCTGCAGATCCTCTTCCCGCTGCCGCCGCTGCGCATCGACGGTCGGCTGCGGCCGCTGCTGCTCATCGGCTTCGGCTTCTTCTTCACCTGGCAGTGCTTCCTCGGAAGCCTGTCGGTCGCCCATCACGTGCTGCGGATCAGGTCGGTGCCGCGCAACGCGGTGATCGAGGTCGACCTGCGCAGCCAGTCCGACTTCATCCTCACGCTCGTCGCGATCGTCACCTCGCTCATCCCGGGCTCGGTGGTCGTCGAGGCCCGTCGCTCGACGCACACGCTCTTCATCCACTCCCTGGGGACGCGTGACGAGGCGGCGGTCGAGCGCGAGCGCGCCCGGGTGCTCCGCTCCGAACGCCAGCTGATTCGGGCCTTCGGTGACCCGGCGGGGACGGAGGGATCGCGATGA